A region from the Triticum urartu cultivar G1812 chromosome 1, Tu2.1, whole genome shotgun sequence genome encodes:
- the LOC125523827 gene encoding probable LRR receptor-like serine/threonine-protein kinase At3g47570 — METRPWQLRLLALVTTTTTALLLNPSTSISSSTSTVDDLPALLSFKSLITKDPLGALSSWAINSSSNGSTHGFCSWTGVECSSAHPGHVAALRLQGLGLSGAISPFLGNLSRLRALDLSDNKLEGQIPPSLGNCFALRRLNLSVNSLSGPIPPAMGNLSKLVVLAIGSNNISGTIPPSFADLATVTVFSIVKNHVHGQIPPWLGNLTALNDLNMGGNIMSGHVPPALSKLINLRVLTVAINNLQGLIPPVLFNMSSLEYLNFGSNQLSGSLPQDIGFRLSNLKKFSVFYNKFEGQIPASLSNISSLEHLSLHGNRFRGRIPSNIGQSGRLTVFEVGNNELQATESRDWDFLTSLANCSSLSLVNLQLNNLSGILPNSIGNLSQKLEGLRAGGNQIAGHIPTGIGRYYKLAILEFADNRFTGTIPSDIGKLSNLKELSLFQNRYYGEIPSSIGNLSQLNLLSLSTNNLEGSIPATFGNLTELISLDLSSNLLSGQIPEEVMSISTLALSLNLSNNLLDGPISPHVGQLVNLAIMDLSSNKLSGAIPNTLGSCVALQFLHLKGNLLHGQIPKELMALRGLEELDLSNNNLSGPVPEFLESFQLLKNLNLSFNHLSGLVPDKGIFSNASAVSLTSNDMLCGGPVFFHFPTCPYPAPDKPARHKLIRILVFTVAGAFILLCVSIAIRCYIRKSRGDARQGQENSPEMFQRISYAELHLATDSFSVENLVGRGSFGSVYKGTFGSGANLITAAVKVLDVQRQGATRSFISECNALKRIRHRKLVKVITVCDSLDNSGSQFKALVLEFIPNGSLDKWLHPSTEDEFRTPNLMQRLNIALDVAEALEYLHHHIDPPIVHCDVKPSNILLDDDMVAHLGDFGLAKIIKAEESRQSLADQSCSAGIKGTIGYLAPEYGTGTEISVEGDVYSYGVLLLEMLTGRRPTDPFFNDTTNLPKYVEMACPGNLLEIMDVNIRCNQEPQAALELFAAPVSRLGLACCRGSARQRIKMGDVVKELGVIKRLIMASQNSAS, encoded by the exons ATGGAGACCAGACCATGGCAGCTCCGGCTTCTTGCCCTtgtcaccaccaccaccacggccCTTCTCTTGAACCCATCCACTTCCATTTCCAGCTCCACCAGCACCGTCGACGACCTCCCGGCCCTCCTATCGTTCAAATCTCTCATCACCAAGGATCCCTTGGGCGCACTCTCCTCATGGGCCATCAACAGCAGCTCCAATGGCAGTACTCATGGCTTCTGCAGCTGGACCGGCGTGGAGTGCAGCAGTGCTCACCCGGGACATGTTGCCGCGCTTCGCCTACAAGGTCTTGGCCTCTCCGGGGCCATTTCACCATTTCTTGGGAACCTCTCCCGTCTCCGTGCACTCGATTTGTCCGACAACAAACTTGAAGGTCAGATCCCTCCTAGCCTTGGCAACTGCTTTGCACTACGCAGGCTCAACCTGAGCGTCAACTCCCTGTCCGGTCCCATCCCTCCCGCCATGGGAAACCTGTCAAAGCTTGTTGTTCTGGCTATTGGCAGCAACAATATCTCGGGTACCATTCCTCCTTCTTTTGCAGATCTTGCAACAGTCACCGTCTTCAGTATAGTAAAGAACCACGTGCATGGGCAAATACCACCATGGCTCGGCAATTTGACAGCACTGAATGATTTGAACATGGGTGGGAATATTATGAGCGGACATGTTCCACCAGCTTTGTCTAAGCTCATCAACCTTCGAGTCCTGACTGTAGCAATCAATAACCTGCAAGGTTTGATCCCTCCAGTGTTATTTAATATGTCGTCACTTGAATACCTCAATTTTGGGTCAAACCAACTGTCAGGCTCTCTACCACAAGATATTGGCTTTAGACTTTCTAACCTGAAAAAGTTCAGTGTATTCTACAACAAATTTGAAGGCCAGATTCCTGCCTCCTTGTCAAACATATCTTCTCTTGAACATCTCTCTCTCCATGGGAATAGATTTCGTGGCCGAATCCCATCAAATATTGGCCAAAGTGGACGTTTGACTGTATTTGAAGTAGGAAATAATGAGCTGCAGGCTACAGAGTCAAGAGATTGGGATTTTCTGACCTCCTTGGCTAACTGCAGCAGCCTATCTCTTGTAAATCTTCAACTGAATAACCTTTCAGGGATTTTGCCAAATAGCATTGGTAATCTCTCACAAAAACTTGAAGGACTTCGAGCTGGAGGAAACCAAATTGCTGGGCATATACCTACAGGAATAGGAAGATATTACAAGCTTGCAATACTTGAGTTTGCAGATAATCGCTTCACAGGAACCATACCTTCAGATATTGGAAAGCTATCCAACCTCAAAGAACTATCTCTATTTCAGAATAGATACTATGGGGAGATTCCTTCGTCAATAGGCAACCTATCACAACTAAATCTGCTATCTCTTTCAACCAACAATTTGGAGGGTAGCATTCCAGCTACTTTTGGCAACCTTACTGAGTTAATCTCCCTGGACCTTTCCAGTAACCTCTTGAGTGGGCAAATCCCAGAAGAAGTTATGAGCATCTCCACCCTGGCTCTATCTCTCAATCTCTCAAACAATTTATTAGATGGGCCTATTTCTCCACATGTTGGGCAGCTAGTCAATCTTGCAATAATGGATCTCTCATCAAACAAGTTATCAGGTGCAATCCCAAATACCCTTGGTAGTTGTGTAGCATTGCAATTCCTACACTTAAAAGGGAATCTCTTGCATGGACAAATTCCAAAAGAACTCATGGCATTAAGAGGGCTAGAAGAGCTGGATCTCTCTAATAATAATTTATCAGGACCTGTCCCTGAATTTCTCGAGAGCTTCCAGCTTCTAAAGAATCTAAACCTTTCATTCAACCACCTATCAGGTCTGGTGCCAGATAAGGGGATCTTCTCAAATGCAAGTGCTGTATCTCTCACAAGTAATGACATGCTATGTGGTGGCCCTGTGTTCTTTCATTTCCCTACATGCCCATACCCAGCGCCTGATAAACCTGCACGTCACAAACTGATTCGCATCTTGGTGTTTACTGTGGCGGGAGCATTCATCCTTCTCTGTGTCAGCATTGCTATACGCTGTTACATTAGGAAATCAAGAGGTGATGCCCGCCAAGGTCAGGAAAACAGCCCTGAGATGTTTCAGAGGATCTCATATGCTGAGTTGCATTTGGCTACAGATTCATTCTCTGTGGAGAATTTGGTTGGCCGTGGAAGCTTCGGCAGTGTATATAAAGGGACTTTTGGTTCTGGTGCAAATTTGATTACTGCGGCAGTGAAGGTACTTGACGTCCAACGACAAGGAGCCACAAGGAGCTTCATATCTGAGTGCAATGCTCTCAAAAGGATTCGACATCGCAAACTAGTCAAGGTGATCACAGTGTGTGATAGCTTGGACAACAGTGGCAGCCAATTCAAGGCACTTGTGCTAGAGTTCATTCCCAATGGAAGCTTGGATAAATGGTTACACCCGAGCACAGAAGACGAGTTCCGGACACCAAACCTTATGCAGAGGCTAAACATTGCTCTTGATGTGGCGGAGGCACTGGAATATCTCCATCACCATATTGATCCTCCAATTGTTCACTGTGATGTTAAACCAAGTAATATTCTTCTTGATGATGACATGGTTGCACATCTTGGTGACTTTGGACTAGCAAAGATAATTAAAGCAGAAGAAAGCAGGCAATCACTCGCCGATCAAAGTTGCTCGGCTGGAATCAAAGGCACAATTGGGTACCTTGCACCAG AGTATGGCACCGGGACTGAAATATCTGTGGAAGGCGACGTGTACAGCTATGGTGTGCTATTGTTGGAGATGCTTACTGGGAGGAGGCCAACTGACCCATTTTTCAATGATACTACAAATCTACCAAAGTACGTTGAGATGGCCTGTCCTGGTAATCTGTTGGAAATAATGGACGTCAATATAAGATGCAACCAAGAGCCTCAAGCGGCTTTAGAATTGTTCGCTGCTCCAGTTTCAAGACTTGGTCTAGCTTGCTGCAGGGGCTCTGCAAGACAGCGCATAAAGATGGGCGATGTGGTAAAAGAATTGGGTGTGATAAAACGGCTAATCATGGCGAGCCAGAATTCTGCGTCTTGA
- the LOC125533009 gene encoding probable LRR receptor-like serine/threonine-protein kinase At3g47570 — METRPWQLRLLALVTTTTTALLLNPSTSISSSTSTVDDLPALLSFKSLITKDPLGALSSWAINSSSNGSTHGFCSWTGVECSSAHPGHVAALRLQGLGLSGAISPFLGNLSRLRALDLSDNKLEGQIPPSLGNCFALRRLNLSVNSLSGPIPPAMGNLSKLVVLAIGSNNISGTIPPSFADLATVTVFSIVKNHVHGQIPPWLGNLTALNDLNMGGNIMSGHVPPALSKLINLRVLTVAINNLQGLIPPVLFNMSSLEYLNFGSNQLSGSLPQDIGFRLSNLKKFSVFYNKFEGQIPASLSNISSLEHLSLHGNRFRGRIPSNIGQSGRLTVFEVGNNELQATESRDWDFLTSLANCSSLSLVNLQLNNLSGILPNSIGNLSQKLEGLRAGGNQIAGHIPTGIGRYYKLAILEFADNRFTGTIPSDIGKLSNLKELSLFQNRYYGEIPSSIGNLSQLNLLSLSTNNLEGSIPATFGNLTELISLDLSSNLLSGQIPEEVMSISTLALSLNLSNNLLDGPISPHVGQLVNLAIMDLSSNKLSGAIPNTLGSCVALQFLHLKGNLLHGQIPKELMALRGLEELDLSNNNLSGPVPEFLESFQLLKNLNLSFNHLSGLVPDKGIFSNASAVSLTSNDMLCGGPVFFHFPTCPYPAPDKPARHKLIRILVFTVAGAFILLCVSIAIRCYIRKSRGDARQGQENSPEMFQRISYAELHLATDSFSVENLVGRGSFGSVYKGTFGSGANLITAAVKVLDVQRQGATRSFISECNALKRIRHRKLVKVITVCDSLDNSGSQFKALVLEFIPNGSLDKWLHPSTEDEFRTPNLMQRLNIALDVAEALEYLHHHIDPPIVHCDVKPSNILLDDDMVAHLGDFGLAKIIKAEESRQSLADQSCSAGIKGTIGYLAPEYGTGTEISVEGDVYSYGVLLLEMLTGRRPTDPFFNDTTNLPKYVEMACPGNLLEIMDVNIRCNQEPQAALELFAAPVSRLGLACCRGSARQRIKMGDVVKELGVIKRLIMVEMCNKGKQVMGEVQPTTTMERNSISWKPPNSEFFNINVDASFVEAIKVASVGLIIRNHCGQVIVSSWDYIGACYSAEEAKLRAALSGLYIGITLDMPIIFEN; from the exons ATGGAGACCAGACCATGGCAGCTCCGGCTTCTTGCCCTtgtcaccaccaccaccacggccCTTCTCTTGAACCCATCCACTTCCATTTCCAGCTCCACCAGCACCGTCGACGACCTCCCGGCCCTCCTATCGTTCAAATCTCTCATCACCAAGGATCCCTTGGGCGCACTCTCCTCATGGGCCATCAACAGCAGCTCCAATGGCAGTACTCATGGCTTCTGCAGCTGGACCGGCGTGGAGTGCAGCAGTGCTCACCCGGGACATGTTGCCGCGCTTCGCCTACAAGGTCTTGGCCTCTCCGGGGCCATTTCACCATTTCTTGGGAACCTCTCCCGTCTCCGTGCACTCGATTTGTCCGACAACAAACTTGAAGGTCAGATCCCTCCTAGCCTTGGCAACTGCTTTGCACTACGCAGGCTCAACCTGAGCGTCAACTCCCTGTCCGGTCCCATCCCTCCCGCCATGGGAAACCTGTCAAAGCTTGTTGTTCTGGCTATTGGCAGCAACAATATCTCGGGTACCATTCCTCCTTCTTTTGCAGATCTTGCAACAGTCACCGTCTTCAGTATAGTAAAGAACCACGTGCATGGGCAAATACCACCATGGCTCGGCAATTTGACAGCACTGAATGATTTGAACATGGGTGGGAATATTATGAGCGGACATGTTCCACCAGCTTTGTCTAAGCTCATCAACCTTCGAGTCCTGACTGTAGCAATCAATAACCTGCAAGGTTTGATCCCTCCAGTGTTATTTAATATGTCGTCACTTGAATACCTCAATTTTGGGTCAAACCAACTGTCAGGCTCTCTACCACAAGATATTGGCTTTAGACTTTCTAACCTGAAAAAGTTCAGTGTATTCTACAACAAATTTGAAGGCCAGATTCCTGCCTCCTTGTCAAACATATCTTCTCTTGAACATCTCTCTCTCCATGGGAATAGATTTCGTGGCCGAATCCCATCAAATATTGGCCAAAGTGGACGTTTGACTGTATTTGAAGTAGGAAATAATGAGCTGCAGGCTACAGAGTCAAGAGATTGGGATTTTCTGACCTCCTTGGCTAACTGCAGCAGCCTATCTCTTGTAAATCTTCAACTGAATAACCTTTCAGGGATTTTGCCAAATAGCATTGGTAATCTCTCACAAAAACTTGAAGGACTTCGAGCTGGAGGAAACCAAATTGCTGGGCATATACCTACAGGAATAGGAAGATATTACAAGCTTGCAATACTTGAGTTTGCAGATAATCGCTTCACAGGAACCATACCTTCAGATATTGGAAAGCTATCCAACCTCAAAGAACTATCTCTATTTCAGAATAGATACTATGGGGAGATTCCTTCGTCAATAGGCAACCTATCACAACTAAATCTGCTATCTCTTTCAACCAACAATTTGGAGGGTAGCATTCCAGCTACTTTTGGCAACCTTACTGAGTTAATCTCCCTGGACCTTTCCAGTAACCTCTTGAGTGGGCAAATCCCAGAAGAAGTTATGAGCATCTCCACCCTGGCTCTATCTCTCAATCTCTCAAACAATTTATTAGATGGGCCTATTTCTCCACATGTTGGGCAGCTAGTCAATCTTGCAATAATGGATCTCTCATCAAACAAGTTATCAGGTGCAATCCCAAATACCCTTGGTAGTTGTGTAGCATTGCAATTCCTACACTTAAAAGGGAATCTCTTGCATGGACAAATTCCAAAAGAACTCATGGCATTAAGAGGGCTAGAAGAGCTGGATCTCTCTAATAATAATTTATCAGGACCTGTCCCTGAATTTCTCGAGAGCTTCCAGCTTCTAAAGAATCTAAACCTTTCATTCAACCACCTATCAGGTCTGGTGCCAGATAAGGGGATCTTCTCAAATGCAAGTGCTGTATCTCTCACAAGTAATGACATGCTATGTGGTGGCCCTGTGTTCTTTCATTTCCCTACATGCCCATACCCAGCGCCTGATAAACCTGCACGTCACAAACTGATTCGCATCTTGGTGTTTACTGTGGCGGGAGCATTCATCCTTCTCTGTGTCAGCATTGCTATACGCTGTTACATTAGGAAATCAAGAGGTGATGCCCGCCAAGGTCAGGAAAACAGCCCTGAGATGTTTCAGAGGATCTCATATGCTGAGTTGCATTTGGCTACAGATTCATTCTCTGTGGAGAATTTGGTTGGCCGTGGAAGCTTCGGCAGTGTATATAAAGGGACTTTTGGTTCTGGTGCAAATTTGATTACTGCGGCAGTGAAGGTACTTGACGTCCAACGACAAGGAGCCACAAGGAGCTTCATATCTGAGTGCAATGCTCTCAAAAGGATTCGACATCGCAAACTAGTCAAGGTGATCACAGTGTGTGATAGCTTGGACAACAGTGGCAGCCAATTCAAGGCACTTGTGCTAGAGTTCATTCCCAATGGAAGCTTGGATAAATGGTTACACCCGAGCACAGAAGACGAGTTCCGGACACCAAACCTTATGCAGAGGCTAAACATTGCTCTTGATGTGGCGGAGGCACTGGAATATCTCCATCACCATATTGATCCTCCAATTGTTCACTGTGATGTTAAACCAAGTAATATTCTTCTTGATGATGACATGGTTGCACATCTTGGTGACTTTGGACTAGCAAAGATAATTAAAGCAGAAGAAAGCAGGCAATCACTCGCCGATCAAAGTTGCTCGGCTGGAATCAAAGGCACAATTGGGTACCTTGCACCAG AGTATGGCACCGGGACTGAAATATCTGTGGAAGGCGACGTGTACAGCTATGGTGTGCTATTGTTGGAGATGCTTACTGGGAGGAGGCCAACTGACCCATTTTTCAATGATACTACAAATCTACCAAAGTACGTTGAGATGGCCTGTCCTGGTAATCTGTTGGAAATAATGGACGTCAATATAAGATGCAACCAAGAGCCTCAAGCGGCTTTAGAATTGTTCGCTGCTCCAGTTTCAAGACTTGGTCTAGCTTGCTGCAGGGGCTCTGCAAGACAGCGCATAAAGATGGGCGATGTGGTAAAAGAATTGGGTGTGATAAAACGGCTAATCATG GTGGAGATGTGCAACAAAGGTAAACAAGTGATGGGGGAAGTTCAGCCAACCACCACTATGGAGAGGAATTCTATCTCTTGGAAGCCACCCAACTCTGAGTTCTTCAACATTaatgtcgatgcaagttttgtGGAGGCCATTAAAGTTGCGAGTGTGGGGTTGATTATCAGAAACCATTGTGGACAAGTTATTGTTTCATCGTGGGATTATATCGGAGCTTGCTATAGCGCCGAGGAAGCGAAACTTAGGGCGGCACTTTCTGGCCTGTATATCGGTATCACTCTTGACATGCCCATCATTTTTGAAAATTGA